One Vitis vinifera cultivar Pinot Noir 40024 chromosome 8, ASM3070453v1 genomic window carries:
- the LOC100257135 gene encoding T-complex protein 1 subunit theta, with translation MGFQMQPYGVQSMLKEGHKHLSGLEEAVLKNIDACKQLSVITRTSLGPNGMNKMVINHLDKIFVTNDAATIVNELEVQHPAAKILVLASKAQQEEIGDGANLTISFAGELLQNAEELIRMGLHPSEIISGYSKAINKTVEILEELVEKGSEKMDVRNKEQVISRMKAAVASKQFGQEDILCPLIADACIQVCPKNPVNFNVDNVRVAKLLGGGLHNCTVVRGMALKTDAVGSIKRVEKAKVAVFASGVDTSATETKGTVLIHSAEQLENYAKTEEAKIEELIKAVADSGAKVIVSGGAVGEMALHFCERYKLMVLKISSKFELRRFCRTTGAVAVLKLSQPNPDDLGYVDSVSVEEIGGVRVTIVKNEEGGNSVCTVVLRGSTDSILDDLERAVDDGVNTYKAMCRDSRIVPGAAATEIELARKLKEFSFKETGLDQYAIAKFAESFEMVPKTLAENAGLNAMEIISSLYAEHSTGNTKVGIDLDQGVVCKDVSTMNVWDLYITKYFALKYAADAACTVLRVDQIIMAKPAGGPKRDPAAGMDED, from the exons atggGGTTCCAAATGCAGCCATATGGTGTACAATCGATGCTCAAAGAAGGTCACAAGCATCTGTCTGGCCTTGAGGAAGCAGTTCTCAAGAACATTGACGCCTGCAAGCAACTCTCCGTTATCACTCGCACGTCTCTCGGTCCCAATG GAATGAATAAGATGGTCATCAATCATTTAGACAAGATCTTTGTGACGAATGATGCTGCAACTATTGTAAATGAGCTTGAGGTTCAGCATCCTGCCGCCAAGATTTTGGTTTTGGCTAGCAAGGCTCAACAAGAGGAAATCGGTGATGGGGCTAATTTGACAATTTCTTTTGCTGGAGAGCTCCTCCAAAATGCTGAGGAGCTTATCAGGATGGGGCTGCACCCGAGTGAGATCATCAGTGGATACTCAAAAGCCATTAATAAG ACtgttgaaattttggaagaattggttgaaaaaggttctGAAAAAATGGATGTACGAAACAAGGAGCAAGTTATTTCCCGAATGAAAGCTGCTGTCGCCAGCAAGCAATTTGGACAAGAAGACATTTTATGTCCTCTCATCGCAGAT GCATGCATTCAAGTGTGCCCAAAGAACCCAGTTAACTTCAATGTTGATAATGTCCGAGTTGCTAAGCTTCTGGGAGGAGGTCTTCATAATTGCACAGTAGTTCGAGGTATGGCTTTGAAAACTGATGCTGTTGGGAGTATAAAGAGAGTGGAAAAGGCAAAA GTTGCTGTGTTTGCCAGTGGTGTTGATACCTCTGCAACAGAAACAAAAGGAACTGTCCTAATTCATAGTGCTGAGCAG CTTGAGAATTATGCAAAAACTGAAGAAGCCAAAATTGAAGAGCTCATCAAAGCTGTTGCAGATTCAGGTGCCAAAGTAATTGTTAGTGGAGGGGCAGTTGGAGAGATGGCATTGCATTTCTGTGAGCGATACAA ACTTATGGTTTTGAAAATCAGCTCAAAGTTTGAACTGCGGCGATTTTGCCGTACAACTGGAGCTGTTGCAGTT CTGAAGCTTAGCCAGCCAAACCCAGATGATCTAGGATATGTAGATTCTGTTTCGGTTGAGGAAATTGGTGGTGTTAGG GTCACCATTGTGAAAAATGAAGAAGGTGGAAACTCCGTATGCACTGTGGTTTTACGAGGAAGTACTGATAGTATATTAGATGACCTTGAAAGAGCAGTTGATGACGGTGTGAATACATACAAG GCAATGTGCAGGGACAGCCGGATTGTGCCTGGAGCTGCAGCTACAGAAATTGAGCTTGCTAGAAAATTGAAGGAATTCTCTTTTAAAGAGACAGG ATTGGATCAGTATGCCATTGCAAAGTTTGCTGAAAGTTTTGAGATGGTTCCTAAAACCCTAGCTGAGAATGCTGGGCTTAACGCCATGGAGataatatcttctctatatgcTGAGCATTCAACTGGAAACACCAAAGTGGGCATTGACTTGGATCAAGGTGTTGTCTGTAAGGATGTTTCAACAATGAATGTTTGGGACCTCTACATCACTAA GTATTTTGCTCTTAAATATGCTGCAGATGCTGCCTGTACTGTACTACGAGTGGACCAG ATTATAATGGCAAAACCAGCGGGCGGCCCAAAAAGAGATCCAGCTGCTGGGATGGATGAGGACTAG
- the LOC100267590 gene encoding protein NDH-DEPENDENT CYCLIC ELECTRON FLOW 5 isoform X1: MTMACSPFFSPCLGSLWSTKPTKHLPCHLSTPFQYSNKREFPLAAVASVPYIPANVDYLETQFSGHGVTFEGIGDSYVVKMGLENGSLASLMLPSGLITSYKAPMWHGGTLEVLHTTVTEEDSGAVIQGGVSLALECESDGGISWSPSSWILQDVRGNAEELIQVEMVSSDSENMAEAKYIVTLQQDIISSEIVISNLKSLPLQLTGSVISHLTVSNLDATYAIGLEGSNFFSRTPFLSNFGLIPPDFGQKNEVGSSQLWGQPGIRRFLSGSNAKNQNNADQVERIKKEEMEGEEEDNYKQLSSEMSRIYTSAPRNFTVIDRGRRNSVVVGRDGFKELYMFSPGSTHECYSKYTYICVGQSAVLKPIILGPEDVWRGGQHLHNPNL; the protein is encoded by the exons ATGACCATGGCTTGCAGTCCTTTCTTCTCACCCTGCCTCGGTTCTCTTTGGTCCACAAAACCCACTAAACATCTCCCTTGTCATCTCTCTACTCCTTTCCAATATAGCAACAAGAGAGAGTTCCCATTGGCTGCAGTAGCTTCAGTCCCATACATACCTGCTAATGTAGACTATTTGGAGACACAGTTCAGTGGCCATGGAGTCACCTTTGAGGGTATAGGTGACAGCTATGTTGTCAAGATGGGCTTGGAAAATGGAAGCTTGGCCAGCTTGATGCTGCCAAGCGGCTTGATCACATCATACAAGGCTCCCATGTGGCATGGGGGGACGCTAGAGGTGCTGCACACAACAGTTACAGAGGAGGATAGTGGCGCTGTTATTCAAGGAGGGGTATCTTTAGCCTTGGAATGTGAAAGTGATGGTGGGATTTCATGGTCTCCAAGTTCTTGGATTCTTCAAGATGTTAGAGGAAATGCTGAAGAGCTAATTCAG GTAGAAATGGTTAGCAGCGACTCAGAGAATATGGCTGAAGCTAAATACATTGTGACTCTCCAACAAGATATAATAAGCTCGGAGATTGTAATATCAAACTTAAAATCTTTGCCCCTCCAACTGACTGGCTCTGTCATCAGCCATCTGACAGTCAGTAACCTGGATGCAACTTATGCCATTGGATTAGAAGGATCAAATTTCTTCAGCAGGACACCATTTTTGTCGAACTTTGGTTTAATTCCCCCAGACTTTGGCCAGAAAAATGAAGTGGGTTCTAGCCAATTATGGGGACAACCTGGGATCAGGAGATTTTTATCTGGCTCGAATGCAAAAAACCAGAACAATGCAGACCAAgtagaaagaataaaaaaggaagaaatggaagGTGAAGAGGAAGACAACTACAAGCAGTTGAGTAGTGAAATGAGTAGGATTTACACCAGTGCACCACGGAACTTCACCGTCATTGACAGG GGCAGAAGAAATTCTGTTGTAGTAGGAAGAGATGGGTTCAAGGAACTGTACATGTTCAGTCCTGGCTCCACCCATGAATGCTACAGCAAGTACACTTACATATGTGTAGGCCAGTCAGCTGTTCTTAAACCAATAATCCTAGGTCCTGAAGATGTATGGAGAGGTGGGCAACATTTACACAACCCAAATCTCTAA
- the LOC100245287 gene encoding YTH domain-containing protein ECT4 isoform X1 encodes MATVAPPSDQAADLLQKLSLDPQAKSLEVSEQAKKFVSVDSGDLANGLGKPFERSATHLHQDFVDPNMCYLPNGYPSTYYFAPGYDGQMNEWGDGVEMPPGVYGDIYHHGFGYPYGTYPPPGSPVPTMGHDGQLYGPQHYQYPTPYYQPQAPNGGPYAPSQVTAPQGDVSTSVAPDQVPLSVEAAKGNTNNLVNGGNVNGNNGPKALRPSHQNSSLSSNGSYGRASLPTGVPSSGYQDPRFGFDGTRSLIPSADMFSEGQSKHVASVGFSSPVSHANNFPSGRNQNFRPIPQLMHARAASGLGQASGFMSRMYPNNRMYDQYGNAFRTGSGFGSNGYDSRTSGRGWLTVDSRYRNKSRANSVLGYGNENMDGLNELNRGPRAKGFKNQKGFGPVTLAVRGQNLQLNGNNSNSDGNLTLVPDKEQYNSEDFPENYSDAKFFIIKSYSEDDVHKSIKYNMWASTANGNKKLDAAYQEAQGKSGSCPIFLLFSVNASGQFVGVAEMVGSVDFNRSLEYWQQDKWTGCFPVKWHVIKDIPNSLLKHITLENNENKPVTNSRDTQEVKFEQGIQVLKIFKNHSSKTTILDDFGFYEARQRTMQEKKAKQQLFQKQARILVRDVKPTDGVATDDKDRLHQSVDVASSLIKEPTGPVKANGELKALEEIGSAAVADDAPKSAKPDVLSEKRVVPNGVANAC; translated from the exons ATGGCAACCGTTGCCCCGCCGTCTGATC AAGCTGCAGATTTACTGCAGAAGCTGTCATTAGACCCCCAGGCCAAGAGCCTTGAAGTATCTGAGCAGGCTAAGAAG TTTGTGTCTGTTGATTCGGGTGATTTGGCTAATGGTTTGGGTAAGCCATTTGAGCGATCCGCCACACATTTACATCAAGATTTCGTGGATCCAAATATGTGTTACCTTCCTAATGGATACCCATCTACTTATTATTTTGCGCCAG GTTATGATGGGCAAATGAACGAGTGGGGTGATGGCGTTGAGATGCCTCCT GGTGTATACGGTGATATATATCACCATGGTTTTGGTTATCCATATGGAACGTATCCCCCACCAGGTTCACCTGTTCCCACCATGGGACACGATGGTCAGTTGTATGGACCACAACATTACCAGTATCCTACTCCTTATTACCAGCCTCAAGCTCCAAATGGTGGGCCTTATGCTCCCAGCCAAGTCACTGCTCCCCAGGGGGATGTCTCTACTTCAGTTGCACCCGACCAAGTTCCTTTATCTGTTGAAGCGGCTAAAGGGAATACAAACAATCTAGTAAACGGTGGGAATGTGAATGGAAATAATGGCCCAAAAGCACTTAGACCGAGCCACCAAAACTCATCTTTAAGTTCAAATGGTTCCTATGGAAGGGCATCGCTGCCAACAGGTGTTCCATCTTCAGGTTATCAGGATCCAAGGTTTGGGTTTGATGGAACTAGATCATTGATCCCTTCAGCAGATATGTTTTCCGAGGGTCAGTCCAAACATGTAGCAAGTGTGGGTTTCTCATCACCAGTTTCTCATGCCAACAACTTTCCATCTGGAAGGAATCAGAATTTTCGCCCTATTCCGCAACTGATG CATGCAAGGGCGGCATCTGGCTTGGGCCAGGCTTCTGGATTCATGAGCCGCATGTACCCAAACAATAGGATGTATGACCAGTATGGGAATGCATTCCGGACAGGTTCTGGATTTGGATCTAATGGCTATGATTCAAGAACAAGTGGGCGTGGTTGGTTGACTGTTGACAGCAGGTACAGAAACAAGAGCCGAGCCAATAGTGTCCTTGGCTATGGGAATGAGAATATGGATGGCTTGAATGAACTGAACAGAGGGCCTAGAGCCAAGGGTTTTAAGAATCAAAAGGGGTTTGGACCTGTCACATTAGCTGTCAGGGGCCAGAACCTCCAATTAAATGGGAATAATAGTAATAGCGATGGTAATTTGACTCTGGTTCCAGACAAGGAGCAGTACAACAGCGAAGATTTCCCTGAGAACTACTCAGATGCCAAGTTTTTCATCATTAAATCCTACAGTGAAGATGATGTTCATAAAAGCATTAAGTATAATATGTGGGCCAGCACAGCTAATGGCAATAAGAAGCTTGATGCAGCATATCAGGAAGCACAAGGAAAGTCTGGCAGCTGCCCCATATTTCTGTTATTTTCA GTCAATGCCAGTGGGCAGTTTGTTGGTGTAGCAGAGATGGTGGGCTCCGTAGACTTTAACAGGAGTTTGGAGTATTGGCAACAGGACAAGTGGACTGGTTGCTTTCCTGTGAAATGGCATGTGATAAAAGACATTCCAAATAGTTTGTTGAAGCACATTACTcttgaaaacaatgaaaataagcCTGTCACTAATAGCAGGGACACACAAGAG GTTAAATTTGAGCAAGGCATTCAAgtcctcaaaattttcaagaatcatTCAAGTAAGACGACCATCCTAGATGATTTTGGGTTTTATGAGGCACGACAGAGAACAATGCAGGAAAAAAAGGCTAAGCAACAGCTGTTTCAAAAACAGGCAAGAATCTTG GTACGGGATGTGAAACCCACTGATGGTGTTGCAACTGATGATAAAGACAGATTACATCAATCTGTGGATGTTGCTTCATCATTGATCAAGGAACCAACAGGCCCAGTTAAGGCTAATGGGGAGCTGAAGGCACTGGAAGAGATTGGATCTGCTGCAGTGGCCGATGATGCTCCAAAAAGCGCCAAACCAGATGTATTGTCAGAGAAGAGAGTTGTACCAAATGGGGTTGCTAATGCTTGCTAA
- the LOC100245287 gene encoding YTH domain-containing protein ECT4 isoform X2 produces the protein MATVAPPSDQAADLLQKLSLDPQAKSLEVSEQAKKFVSVDSGDLANGLGKPFERSATHLHQDFVDPNMCYLPNGYPSTYYFAPGYDGQMNEWGDGVEMPPGVYGDIYHHGFGYPYGTYPPPGSPVPTMGHDGQLYGPQHYQYPTPYYQPQAPNGGPYAPSQVTAPQGDVSTSVAPDQVPLSVEAAKGNTNNLVNGGNVNGNNGPKALRPSHQNSSLSSNGSYGRASLPTGVPSSGYQDPRFGFDGTRSLIPSADMFSEGQSKHVASVGFSSPVSHANNFPSGRNQNFRPIPQLMHARAASGLGQASGFMSRMYPNNRMYDQYGNAFRTGSGFGSNGYDSRTSGRGWLTVDSRYRNKSRANSVLGYGNENMDGLNELNRGPRAKGFKNQKGFGPVTLAVRGQNLQLNGNNSNSDGNLTLVPDKEQYNSEDFPENYSDAKFFIIKSYSEDDVHKSIKYNMWASTANGNKKLDAAYQEAQGKSGSCPIFLLFSVNASGQFVGVAEMVGSVDFNRSLEYWQQDKWTGCFPVKWHVIKDIPNSLLKHITLENNENKPVTNSRDTQEVKFEQGIQVLKIFKNHSSKTTILDDFGFYEARQRTMQEKKAKQQLFQKQVRDVKPTDGVATDDKDRLHQSVDVASSLIKEPTGPVKANGELKALEEIGSAAVADDAPKSAKPDVLSEKRVVPNGVANAC, from the exons ATGGCAACCGTTGCCCCGCCGTCTGATC AAGCTGCAGATTTACTGCAGAAGCTGTCATTAGACCCCCAGGCCAAGAGCCTTGAAGTATCTGAGCAGGCTAAGAAG TTTGTGTCTGTTGATTCGGGTGATTTGGCTAATGGTTTGGGTAAGCCATTTGAGCGATCCGCCACACATTTACATCAAGATTTCGTGGATCCAAATATGTGTTACCTTCCTAATGGATACCCATCTACTTATTATTTTGCGCCAG GTTATGATGGGCAAATGAACGAGTGGGGTGATGGCGTTGAGATGCCTCCT GGTGTATACGGTGATATATATCACCATGGTTTTGGTTATCCATATGGAACGTATCCCCCACCAGGTTCACCTGTTCCCACCATGGGACACGATGGTCAGTTGTATGGACCACAACATTACCAGTATCCTACTCCTTATTACCAGCCTCAAGCTCCAAATGGTGGGCCTTATGCTCCCAGCCAAGTCACTGCTCCCCAGGGGGATGTCTCTACTTCAGTTGCACCCGACCAAGTTCCTTTATCTGTTGAAGCGGCTAAAGGGAATACAAACAATCTAGTAAACGGTGGGAATGTGAATGGAAATAATGGCCCAAAAGCACTTAGACCGAGCCACCAAAACTCATCTTTAAGTTCAAATGGTTCCTATGGAAGGGCATCGCTGCCAACAGGTGTTCCATCTTCAGGTTATCAGGATCCAAGGTTTGGGTTTGATGGAACTAGATCATTGATCCCTTCAGCAGATATGTTTTCCGAGGGTCAGTCCAAACATGTAGCAAGTGTGGGTTTCTCATCACCAGTTTCTCATGCCAACAACTTTCCATCTGGAAGGAATCAGAATTTTCGCCCTATTCCGCAACTGATG CATGCAAGGGCGGCATCTGGCTTGGGCCAGGCTTCTGGATTCATGAGCCGCATGTACCCAAACAATAGGATGTATGACCAGTATGGGAATGCATTCCGGACAGGTTCTGGATTTGGATCTAATGGCTATGATTCAAGAACAAGTGGGCGTGGTTGGTTGACTGTTGACAGCAGGTACAGAAACAAGAGCCGAGCCAATAGTGTCCTTGGCTATGGGAATGAGAATATGGATGGCTTGAATGAACTGAACAGAGGGCCTAGAGCCAAGGGTTTTAAGAATCAAAAGGGGTTTGGACCTGTCACATTAGCTGTCAGGGGCCAGAACCTCCAATTAAATGGGAATAATAGTAATAGCGATGGTAATTTGACTCTGGTTCCAGACAAGGAGCAGTACAACAGCGAAGATTTCCCTGAGAACTACTCAGATGCCAAGTTTTTCATCATTAAATCCTACAGTGAAGATGATGTTCATAAAAGCATTAAGTATAATATGTGGGCCAGCACAGCTAATGGCAATAAGAAGCTTGATGCAGCATATCAGGAAGCACAAGGAAAGTCTGGCAGCTGCCCCATATTTCTGTTATTTTCA GTCAATGCCAGTGGGCAGTTTGTTGGTGTAGCAGAGATGGTGGGCTCCGTAGACTTTAACAGGAGTTTGGAGTATTGGCAACAGGACAAGTGGACTGGTTGCTTTCCTGTGAAATGGCATGTGATAAAAGACATTCCAAATAGTTTGTTGAAGCACATTACTcttgaaaacaatgaaaataagcCTGTCACTAATAGCAGGGACACACAAGAG GTTAAATTTGAGCAAGGCATTCAAgtcctcaaaattttcaagaatcatTCAAGTAAGACGACCATCCTAGATGATTTTGGGTTTTATGAGGCACGACAGAGAACAATGCAGGAAAAAAAGGCTAAGCAACAGCTGTTTCAAAAACAG GTACGGGATGTGAAACCCACTGATGGTGTTGCAACTGATGATAAAGACAGATTACATCAATCTGTGGATGTTGCTTCATCATTGATCAAGGAACCAACAGGCCCAGTTAAGGCTAATGGGGAGCTGAAGGCACTGGAAGAGATTGGATCTGCTGCAGTGGCCGATGATGCTCCAAAAAGCGCCAAACCAGATGTATTGTCAGAGAAGAGAGTTGTACCAAATGGGGTTGCTAATGCTTGCTAA
- the LOC100267590 gene encoding photosynthetic NDH subunit of subcomplex B 2, chloroplastic isoform X2, which translates to MASSLLSFSLPKSNLIKACSSPPTATSTLSIPDTLDQKFGRKGIKFLESGNVPLVELTVRNGSSLRLRIPDGLVTSYKPKVNWKDDGFEEVLYTLPAAASDSTKPKGGIGLVINDVSDPASKLSPLSTEWAVKDVDSDAIDALQVELSCTSGTLDITYVVSLYPESMATAVLVNNNGRKPVSLTSAMLSHFKFKRRGGAAVQGLKGCSYCSHPPLSSPFEILSPAEAMKTESPGWFSFDSESEKKRGSWTVQDDPYIILKNKLSRVYTTPPTERLKEFYDTPPSKYETIDQGRELFFRVIRIGYEDIYLSSPGSLSEKYGKDYFICTGPASILVPVVVNPGEGWRAAQVIEHDNL; encoded by the exons ATGGCCTCTTctcttctttcattctctctccCCAAATCAAACTTGATCAAGGCCTGCTCTTCACCTCCTACTGCAACCTCCACCCTCTCCATCCCGGACACTCTTGACCAAAAATTTGGTCGCAAAGGCATTAAATTCTTGGAATCTGGCAATGTTCCACTGGTTGAGCTGACTGTTAGAAATGGCAGCTCTCTCCGGCTTCGAATACCAGATGGCCTTGTCACCTCTTACAAGCCCAAAGTCAACTGGAAGGATGATGGGTTTGAGGAGGTTCTTTACACTCTCCCTGCAGCTGCCTCAGATTCTACCAAGCCCAAAGGTGGGATTGGTTTGGTCATCAATGATGTATCTGACCCTGCTTCCAAACTCTCTCCCCTCTCCACTGAATGGGCTGTGAAGGATGTCGATTCTGATGCCATTGATGCTCTCCAG GTTGAATTGAGCTGCACCAGTGGAACTCTTGATATAACCTATGTTGTCTCACTCTATCCAGAAAGCATGGCAACAGCAGTTCTAGTTAATAACAATGGCCGCAAGCCTGTGTCTCTTACCAGTGCAATGCTTAGCCATTTCAAATTTAAGAGACGAGGTGGAGCAGCGGTCCAAGGGCTCAAGGGCTGCTCTTACTGTTCACACCCTCCTTTATCTTCACCCTTTGAGATTTTATCTCCTGCTGAAGCAATGAAAACTGAGTCTCCTGGCTGGTTCTCTTTTGATTCTGAGTCTGAAAAAAAACGGGGCTCCTGGACCGTACAAGATGATCCATACATCATTTTGAAGAATAAACTGAGTAGAGTATACACAACCCCACCAACAGAAAGATTGAAGGAGTTCTACGACACCCCACCTTCAAAATATGAGACCATTGATCAG GGCCGTGAGCTTTTCTTCAGGGTAATACGCATTGGTTATGAAGACATATACTTGTCCAGCCCTGGTTCCCTCTCAGAGAAGTATGGGAAGGACTATTTTATCTGCACTGGCCCTGCGTCAATTCTGGTGCCTGTGGTTGTGAACCCTGGTGAAGGGTGGAGAGCAGCACAAGTTATTGAGCATGACAATTTgtaa